One stretch of Thermodesulfobacteriota bacterium DNA includes these proteins:
- the ppc gene encoding phosphoenolpyruvate carboxylase has protein sequence MHDDMLVLGNEVDKEKPLRSDVRFLGNLLGGVLIEQEGERIFDIVEKIRFLTKEMRRNYVRDHKEELVSTIRSLDHKEIYNITRAFTTYFKLVNIAEQNHRIRRSREYRYISDITDSEEGSLESLFNQLAKEKIDFDKFIELLQRMSIELVLTAHPTEVNRHIVLEKYRHIANLLKEFENPVLSSAERSFIENELTAEITGLWQTEEVPPYQISPLDEARNVHYYFRETIFDAIAEMYEELGNRINEHYKVKNVDIPSFIRFGSWVGGDRDGNPFVTHKVTYEVMRMQKTLALEKYLEAIEQIKRQLSSSAKIVPVNPDLIESIRRDGNLIPEELDIKNPVEFYRIKLEYIRKKLVTTIIANETTEATNGHCYSTKEELLDDLHLIDKSLRENKGERLADSRLKKLIRQVDIFGFHLAKLDIRQHSSLHTNAISEITERLGLIKYFDMDEDERVSWLSEELNNPRPLIPRWLKLSEETSEALETLRCVGRCLEDISPEAIDTYVVSMTHCASNALEVLLLAKESGLYFADGNTIVSMMNVVPLFETIEDFKRSPKIMRNLYSNPVYRRHLAARGNISEVMIGYSDSGKDGGLLSASWESYKAQISLKQAADEFGLRHRLFHGRGGTVSRGGGPTNQAILARPAGTVDGIIKITEQGEVIYNNYALPEIARDNLELVTTAVILTSLKQEAIKPEWKEVMEEIADNARRIWRALVYEDPDFYTYFRQATPISIIAQMGIGSRPAKRKTSDRIEDLRAIPWVFSWTQNRHLITGLYSVGSAFAGFIKKDPDKNLNILQDMYKNWGFFKSHIDNIQMTLAKADMWIALEYSFLVKPREVGRRLFDRIRSEHELTEQIILQITNQQRILDYNPFLQKSIELRNPYIDSLSYIQVGLLRRLGKGDYGPGEESDLIDNLKLSINGIAAGMKNTG, from the coding sequence ATGCATGATGATATGTTGGTATTGGGCAATGAGGTTGATAAAGAAAAGCCTCTGCGGAGTGATGTCCGTTTCCTAGGAAACCTTCTCGGTGGGGTTCTTATAGAACAGGAGGGAGAAAGAATTTTTGATATTGTGGAGAAAATAAGGTTCCTTACGAAAGAAATGAGAAGGAATTACGTGCGCGATCATAAAGAGGAACTTGTATCGACAATACGCTCTCTCGACCATAAGGAGATATACAATATAACCCGTGCATTCACGACTTATTTCAAGTTGGTAAATATTGCAGAACAGAATCATCGAATCCGAAGGAGCCGTGAATACAGGTACATTTCTGATATCACGGATTCGGAAGAAGGATCATTAGAAAGTCTATTTAACCAACTTGCTAAAGAAAAGATTGACTTTGATAAATTTATTGAGCTTCTTCAAAGGATGTCCATCGAGCTTGTTCTTACTGCCCACCCGACAGAGGTTAATCGGCATATAGTACTTGAAAAGTATCGCCATATAGCAAATCTCTTGAAAGAGTTTGAAAATCCCGTTCTAAGTTCGGCTGAAAGAAGCTTTATTGAAAACGAATTAACCGCTGAAATCACAGGTCTATGGCAGACAGAGGAAGTTCCACCGTATCAAATATCCCCACTCGATGAGGCGAGAAACGTGCATTACTACTTCAGGGAAACCATATTTGACGCCATTGCGGAGATGTACGAAGAATTGGGAAATCGGATAAACGAACATTATAAAGTAAAGAATGTTGATATTCCGAGCTTTATAAGGTTTGGGTCATGGGTTGGGGGTGACAGGGATGGGAATCCGTTCGTAACCCATAAGGTGACATATGAGGTCATGCGTATGCAAAAGACGCTTGCTCTAGAGAAATACCTTGAAGCAATAGAACAAATAAAACGTCAGCTCAGTTCCTCAGCCAAGATAGTGCCCGTGAACCCGGATCTGATCGAGTCCATCAGGAGAGACGGAAATTTAATACCGGAAGAGTTAGATATTAAAAATCCCGTTGAATTTTACAGGATTAAGCTAGAATACATACGCAAGAAATTGGTTACCACTATTATTGCGAATGAAACTACGGAAGCTACGAACGGTCATTGTTATTCGACTAAGGAAGAGCTACTGGATGATTTACATCTTATCGATAAAAGCTTACGAGAAAATAAGGGAGAACGTCTCGCCGATTCTAGGTTAAAGAAGCTTATCCGTCAGGTCGATATATTTGGTTTTCATCTTGCAAAGCTTGACATCAGGCAACACAGCTCGCTTCATACTAATGCTATTTCAGAAATTACAGAGCGGCTGGGCCTGATTAAATATTTTGACATGGATGAAGATGAAAGGGTGAGCTGGCTTTCCGAGGAGTTAAATAATCCCCGTCCCCTTATTCCACGGTGGCTAAAACTATCCGAAGAAACAAGCGAAGCATTGGAAACCTTAAGGTGTGTAGGTCGTTGCCTTGAAGATATAAGTCCAGAGGCAATTGACACCTACGTCGTGAGCATGACCCACTGCGCGAGCAACGCGCTGGAGGTCCTTCTCCTTGCAAAGGAATCGGGACTATATTTTGCCGATGGCAACACCATAGTTAGTATGATGAATGTCGTGCCTTTATTTGAAACTATTGAGGATTTTAAGCGCTCGCCGAAAATTATGCGGAATCTCTATTCTAATCCCGTCTATAGAAGGCACCTCGCGGCGAGGGGAAACATTTCTGAGGTAATGATAGGTTATTCAGATAGCGGAAAGGATGGAGGGCTTCTCTCGGCAAGCTGGGAAAGCTACAAGGCTCAGATATCATTAAAACAGGCTGCGGATGAATTTGGGCTCAGGCATAGACTCTTTCACGGGAGAGGCGGAACTGTGAGTAGAGGAGGAGGTCCGACAAACCAAGCCATCTTAGCACGGCCGGCTGGAACGGTAGACGGCATCATAAAAATTACGGAACAGGGAGAGGTTATCTACAATAACTATGCACTACCGGAGATAGCTAGGGATAACCTCGAGCTTGTGACTACTGCCGTGATACTTACCAGTCTTAAGCAAGAAGCGATAAAGCCAGAGTGGAAAGAGGTAATGGAAGAGATTGCGGATAACGCTAGGCGTATATGGCGAGCCCTTGTCTATGAAGATCCGGATTTCTATACATATTTCAGGCAGGCAACACCTATCTCCATAATTGCTCAGATGGGTATAGGGTCACGCCCTGCCAAGAGGAAGACGAGTGACCGCATTGAAGATCTTAGGGCTATACCATGGGTTTTTAGCTGGACTCAGAATCGTCACCTCATCACGGGTTTGTACTCGGTCGGATCGGCATTTGCTGGATTTATTAAAAAAGACCCCGACAAAAATCTCAATATCCTCCAGGATATGTATAAAAACTGGGGTTTCTTTAAATCTCACATTGATAATATTCAGATGACGCTGGCGAAAGCCGATATGTGGATTGCCCTGGAATACTCTTTTCTTGTGAAGCCGCGGGAGGTGGGAAGACGTTTATTCGATAGAATAAGAAGTGAACATGAACTGACAGAACAGATAATACTTCAAATCACAAATCAGCAGAGGATACTCGATTATAATCCATTTCTTCAGAAATCCATCGAACTTCGGAATCCATATATTGATTCCCTCAGCTACATTCAGGTGGGACTTTTGAGAAGGCTGGGCAAGGGTGATTATGGACCTGGAGAAGAGTCCGATCTGATTGATAATCTGAAGCTCAGTATAAATGGGATTGCCGCTGGAATGAAGAATACCGGGTAG
- a CDS encoding M4 family metallopeptidase produces MNDIVNPIHCFLPPYIVERIAESPDPKIRRLAINAITVGVEARAVRNTLSMMPAMAAVPSPRARKHRLVYDLKNQYFPLPGKLAREEGERKVKDPATNEAYDNAGHIYNFFKKNFDRNSIDANGMSLISSVHIGENVNNAMWNGEQMIYGDGDGDIFLRYTNSLDVAGHEFTHGVVMYESNLIYQDEPGALNEHFADVMGSLVKQWRKKQTAKKADWLLGDDLIGPGLKAKAVRTMKGEKAYEDDPILGTDPQPKHMKDKFTGWLDNGGVHINSGIPNHAFFLTAVEIAGYAWEKAGSIWYKTLRKLNRYSVFQEAAETTYQVAGSDFGNGSKEQKAVRAAWNAVGISV; encoded by the coding sequence ATGAACGATATTGTCAATCCGATTCATTGTTTTCTTCCACCATATATTGTCGAGCGCATAGCGGAGTCTCCTGACCCCAAGATTAGGCGTCTCGCCATTAATGCGATAACAGTTGGAGTTGAGGCTCGTGCCGTAAGAAACACACTTTCTATGATGCCTGCTATGGCTGCAGTACCATCTCCAAGGGCTCGTAAGCATCGCCTTGTTTATGATTTAAAGAACCAGTATTTTCCTTTACCAGGAAAGCTTGCTCGTGAGGAGGGAGAGAGGAAAGTTAAGGACCCTGCCACAAATGAAGCATATGATAATGCAGGACATATCTACAATTTTTTCAAGAAGAATTTCGATCGTAATTCTATCGATGCAAATGGAATGTCTCTCATATCAAGTGTCCACATCGGTGAAAACGTCAATAATGCAATGTGGAATGGTGAGCAGATGATCTACGGTGATGGTGATGGAGATATATTCTTAAGATATACAAACTCTTTGGATGTTGCGGGCCACGAATTTACACATGGTGTAGTGATGTATGAAAGCAATCTTATATACCAGGACGAACCAGGGGCTCTGAATGAGCATTTTGCGGATGTGATGGGATCTTTGGTTAAACAATGGCGTAAGAAGCAGACAGCAAAGAAAGCCGACTGGCTACTCGGTGATGATTTGATTGGGCCAGGATTAAAAGCTAAGGCTGTAAGAACTATGAAAGGTGAGAAGGCATACGAAGATGATCCGATTCTGGGCACCGATCCTCAACCAAAACACATGAAGGACAAATTCACAGGATGGCTTGACAATGGAGGTGTCCACATCAATTCTGGTATCCCAAATCATGCGTTTTTTCTTACGGCCGTTGAAATAGCTGGATATGCATGGGAGAAAGCAGGCTCGATCTGGTATAAAACTCTCAGAAAACTTAACAGGTACAGTGTGTTTCAAGAAGCCGCCGAAACGACTTACCAGGTAGCGGGTTCTGACTTTGGAAATGGAAGTAAAGAACAAAAGGCCGTCAGGGCTGCATGGAATGCCGTCGGTATATCCGTTTAG
- a CDS encoding protealysin inhibitor emfourin has protein sequence MRVRFQQSGGYAGLIRGCEFDTESLPLEEAEALHSLVKKSNIKGNQKLITRDARDLRTYTITVEKNEERNSISFDDMSVPKEVQELLGFLESRAKPQKPK, from the coding sequence ATGAGAGTAAGATTTCAACAGTCCGGTGGATATGCTGGGTTAATTAGGGGATGTGAGTTTGATACAGAATCTTTGCCCCTTGAGGAAGCTGAGGCGCTTCATTCACTGGTAAAAAAGAGTAATATCAAAGGCAACCAAAAGTTAATTACCAGGGATGCACGAGATCTTAGAACATACACTATTACGGTTGAGAAAAACGAAGAAAGAAATAGTATTTCGTTCGATGATATGAGTGTTCCCAAAGAGGTTCAGGAGTTATTGGGTTTTTTGGAATCCAGAGCGAAACCTCAAAAACCTAAATAA
- a CDS encoding Spy/CpxP family protein refolding chaperone — protein MKRFILFSIVPLVLFAFSAYGYQHGKGHGKWLWWKDPSIVEELKLDDKQKTEIDEISSTYKGKLEEMRPGVDEKRKAFKQAMGNPDSTRDEITKAYDEMWDTKHRMKKVMLEMKLDIRGVLTPDQITKLNQIKEQHKQEMIQKHKKQ, from the coding sequence ATGAAAAGATTTATACTTTTTTCGATTGTTCCACTGGTTCTATTTGCTTTTAGTGCATATGGTTACCAACATGGCAAAGGCCATGGTAAGTGGCTTTGGTGGAAAGATCCATCGATTGTTGAAGAGCTTAAGCTTGATGATAAGCAGAAAACGGAGATAGATGAGATTTCATCTACATACAAAGGGAAGCTTGAAGAGATGAGACCTGGAGTCGACGAGAAACGAAAAGCCTTTAAGCAGGCCATGGGAAATCCCGATTCAACTAGAGACGAGATCACTAAGGCGTATGACGAAATGTGGGATACCAAGCATAGGATGAAGAAAGTTATGTTGGAGATGAAACTCGATATAAGAGGAGTTCTGACCCCGGATCAAATAACGAAACTTAATCAGATAAAAGAGCAGCATAAACAGGAAATGATCCAGAAGCACAAAAAGCAATAA
- a CDS encoding DJ-1/PfpI family protein — MIKKILMIVGDYVEDYEVMVPFQALLMVGHTVHAVCPDKKAGEKVRTAIHDFDGDQTYSEKPGHNFTLNATFSEVRPEDYNALVVPGGRAPEYIRLNENVLKFVRHFAETNKPIAAICHGAQVLAAAGILEGRSCSAYPAVAPDVNNAGGEFVDIPVDKAHVDGNLVTAPAWPAHPDWLAKFLEILETKIEP, encoded by the coding sequence ATGATTAAAAAAATATTAATGATCGTTGGTGATTATGTAGAGGATTACGAGGTAATGGTTCCTTTTCAGGCGCTATTGATGGTGGGACATACAGTCCACGCAGTTTGTCCTGATAAAAAAGCGGGTGAAAAAGTTCGGACAGCAATTCATGATTTCGACGGTGACCAAACATATAGCGAGAAGCCAGGCCACAACTTTACGCTCAACGCAACCTTCTCAGAAGTGAGACCGGAGGATTACAATGCGCTGGTCGTTCCCGGCGGGCGTGCACCGGAGTATATCCGTCTAAATGAGAATGTATTAAAGTTTGTCCGCCACTTCGCTGAAACAAATAAGCCCATTGCAGCAATCTGCCATGGAGCACAGGTCTTGGCGGCTGCTGGTATACTCGAAGGGAGGAGTTGCTCTGCTTATCCGGCAGTGGCACCCGACGTTAATAATGCGGGTGGTGAATTTGTAGATATACCGGTAGACAAGGCTCACGTGGATGGCAATCTTGTCACGGCGCCAGCCTGGCCCGCACACCCCGACTGGTTAGCAAAGTTCCTCGAAATATTAGAGACAAAGATAGAGCCATAG
- a CDS encoding cyclic nucleotide-binding domain-containing protein has product MDTGVLGKLYHHGESIVRQGETGDCMYIVQAGQVEVLQEKESKEVRLAVLNEGDFFGEMAIFEREVRSATVRAIGEVRVLTVEKKNFLRRIQEDPSLAYHIVQTMSHRIRELSAELVRIKTRG; this is encoded by the coding sequence ATGGACACAGGTGTTTTGGGCAAGTTGTATCATCATGGTGAAAGCATAGTCCGCCAAGGAGAGACAGGAGATTGTATGTATATAGTCCAGGCGGGACAGGTCGAGGTACTTCAAGAGAAGGAAAGCAAGGAGGTGCGATTGGCGGTTTTAAATGAGGGGGATTTTTTTGGTGAGATGGCTATCTTTGAGCGTGAGGTACGCTCTGCCACTGTTCGTGCCATAGGCGAGGTACGGGTGCTCACAGTGGAGAAGAAAAACTTTCTCCGCAGGATCCAAGAGGACCCATCGCTGGCTTACCATATTGTGCAAACCATGTCCCACCGAATCCGGGAATTGAGCGCTGAACTGGTTCGGATAAAAACGAGAGGATAG
- a CDS encoding DUF523 domain-containing protein — translation MQKFPKPIVVLSKCLEFEACRYNGQVIPDGFVKKIEPYVDFKPVCPEVEIGLGVPRDPIRVISQGKEKRLLQPATGRDISSKMLSFADNYLKSLKEVDGFILKSRTPSCGIKDVKLFPNSEDGTAIGKTKGFFAGRVLERFSGLAIEDEGRRGSEDSFR, via the coding sequence ATGCAAAAATTTCCCAAGCCTATAGTTGTTCTGAGCAAATGCCTTGAGTTCGAAGCATGCAGGTACAACGGGCAGGTGATTCCGGATGGTTTTGTGAAGAAAATTGAGCCATACGTTGATTTTAAACCTGTTTGTCCAGAGGTTGAAATAGGTCTCGGGGTCCCTCGAGATCCGATAAGAGTTATATCCCAGGGTAAAGAAAAGAGACTACTTCAGCCTGCGACTGGCAGGGATATCTCATCAAAAATGTTGAGTTTTGCCGATAACTATCTGAAATCACTGAAGGAAGTTGATGGGTTTATATTAAAGAGCAGAACACCATCTTGCGGGATAAAGGATGTCAAGTTATTTCCCAATTCCGAAGATGGCACAGCCATCGGGAAGACTAAGGGATTTTTTGCCGGTAGAGTCCTAGAGCGTTTCTCAGGGTTGGCTATAGAGGATGAAGGCAGAAGAGGCAGCGAAGATAGCTTTAGGTGA